From Schaalia sp. ZJ405, one genomic window encodes:
- the dcd gene encoding dCTP deaminase: MLLSDRDIRASLDRGRIRLDPLDRDLIQPASIDVRLDRLFRLFDNHRYSVIDPAADQSDLTHQVDVGPDEPFVLHPGEFVLGATYECVTLGDDIAARLEGKSSLGRLGLLTHSTAGFIDPGFSGHVTLELSNTATMPILLYPGMKVGQLCFFDLSSPAENPYGSSGLGSHYQGQRGPTASRSHLRFARTRIDH; this comes from the coding sequence ATGCTGCTCAGTGATCGTGATATTCGTGCAAGCCTTGACCGTGGTCGGATCAGGCTTGACCCTCTGGACCGCGACCTCATTCAGCCGGCGAGTATCGACGTTCGACTCGATCGATTGTTCCGACTCTTCGATAATCACCGCTACAGCGTCATTGACCCGGCTGCGGACCAGTCCGACCTCACTCACCAGGTGGATGTTGGCCCCGATGAACCCTTTGTTCTGCATCCGGGTGAGTTTGTTCTGGGAGCAACCTACGAATGCGTGACGCTGGGCGATGACATTGCCGCCCGGCTTGAAGGTAAGTCATCTCTGGGACGCCTGGGACTGCTCACCCACTCGACCGCCGGTTTCATTGACCCCGGATTCTCCGGACACGTCACCCTTGAGTTGTCGAACACAGCGACCATGCCCATTCTCCTCTACCCGGGAATGAAAGTGGGGCAGCTGTGCTTCTTTGACCTGTCATCTCCGGCTGAAAACCCCTATGGTTCCTCTGGTTTGGGCTCCCATTATCAGGGCCAGCGCGGTCCCACTGCCTCGCGTTCGCACCTGCGTTTCGCGCGTACGCGTATTGATCACTAA
- a CDS encoding A/G-specific adenine glycosylase, which produces MRRDDVSPWGSVVFEVMSQQTPIPRVQPIWERWMMLWPTPADLAAADTSAVLVEWKTLGYPSRALRLKECAAAISARPGGQVPADIEELMSLPGIGPYTASAVASFQFHARVPVLDTNVRRVFARVLDGQEFAPRGAPTKGEIARATHFLPEDGAACAHWNVAIMEFGAITCTQRRPHCDSCPIRSACQWAHLGFPRAETRPKGQEWKGTDRQARGRVLAALRLLHEDGQAHPSMTRAEALTAATLPGAPPDQAARVVHGLVRDGLLRHDPETLRYSLP; this is translated from the coding sequence ATGCGTCGTGACGATGTCTCACCCTGGGGGTCTGTCGTTTTCGAGGTGATGAGTCAGCAAACACCGATTCCCCGGGTTCAACCCATCTGGGAACGATGGATGATGCTGTGGCCAACGCCGGCTGATCTCGCGGCCGCAGACACCTCCGCCGTCCTCGTTGAATGGAAGACCCTCGGTTATCCTTCCCGCGCTCTTCGGCTCAAAGAGTGCGCCGCGGCGATCAGTGCGCGTCCCGGCGGGCAAGTTCCCGCCGACATTGAGGAACTGATGTCACTTCCGGGGATCGGCCCGTACACGGCCTCGGCTGTTGCTTCTTTCCAATTCCATGCGAGGGTCCCCGTCCTCGATACGAATGTTCGTCGCGTGTTCGCGCGGGTTCTTGACGGCCAGGAGTTCGCCCCTCGTGGGGCACCAACGAAAGGCGAGATTGCTCGGGCCACGCATTTTCTTCCCGAGGACGGGGCTGCGTGCGCCCACTGGAACGTCGCCATCATGGAGTTCGGCGCAATCACCTGCACTCAGCGACGCCCTCACTGCGATTCATGTCCCATACGTTCAGCCTGCCAGTGGGCGCACCTGGGGTTCCCTCGTGCTGAAACCCGGCCCAAAGGGCAGGAGTGGAAAGGCACTGATCGTCAGGCCAGGGGGCGCGTCCTCGCGGCGCTTCGTTTGCTTCACGAGGACGGACAGGCCCATCCCTCCATGACGCGGGCCGAAGCGCTCACCGCGGCAACGCTTCCCGGTGCCCCGCCCGACCAGGCGGCACGCGTTGTTCACGGTCTCGTTCGTGACGGGCTGCTACGCCACGACCCTGAAACGCTGCGGTATTCACTTCCGTAG
- a CDS encoding Na+/H+ antiporter subunit D → MTQYSWLIPVPVLLPLLAAGLALVLGRRSIAQRVLSLIVLSTTTVVSVILAFAVNNGPIVVDAGSWAAPIGVTLVVDRLAATMLVVSQIVTLGVLIYSLAQSAIDDDPRAPVAVFFPTFLVLSAGVSNAFLTGDLFNLYVGFEILLAASFVLITMGATRGRVRAGSVYVVVSLFSSVLFLAGIALTYAATGTVNMAQLSQRLPEIDPGTSLMIQAVLFTAFGIKAAVVPLQAWLPDSYPTAPAPVTAVFAGLMTKVGVYALIRLQVLLFPGGRMSTLLTVIGVATMLLGILGAIAQDDIKRLLSFTLVSHIGFMIWGLALVNEWGLAAAIYYAAHHILVQTTLFLICGLIERATGTTSLSRLSRLYRTAPVIAVMFLVAGFNLVGIPPLTGFVGKLALAQASAQAGTVQAWILLGAGILTSFLTLYAVTKWWNLAFWQTAEDSHSALTSVVVRPGAPEAIRQGAQRQLDRVRDVHVAVAERSRRASRASRTETELTRSSSSRVMYAVVGVLIGIQILMAVASGPIWDYVTRAASDQMARTPYIQAVLRSDGRGIGTSADKSGGTQSVPQTPDPANTTKAEGGEPDAQRTHFLPVTPFPSDGASPTESAQSSAQETTDDGITNVGVLLPQFLPEQMRVGDGQ, encoded by the coding sequence ATGACACAGTATTCGTGGTTAATTCCCGTTCCGGTGCTGCTTCCCCTGCTTGCGGCGGGGCTCGCCCTCGTTCTTGGCCGACGCTCGATTGCCCAGAGGGTGCTGTCGCTTATTGTTTTGTCAACAACGACAGTTGTGTCGGTAATCCTCGCTTTTGCGGTGAATAACGGGCCCATCGTTGTCGATGCGGGCAGTTGGGCTGCGCCCATTGGAGTCACCCTCGTCGTTGACCGACTGGCCGCCACGATGCTCGTTGTCTCCCAGATCGTCACCCTCGGCGTTCTCATCTACTCACTTGCACAGTCGGCAATTGACGATGACCCCCGAGCTCCGGTCGCCGTCTTTTTCCCCACGTTCCTTGTGCTGTCAGCGGGCGTGTCCAACGCGTTTCTCACAGGTGACCTCTTCAACCTCTACGTGGGTTTCGAGATCCTCCTCGCGGCATCCTTCGTCCTCATCACGATGGGTGCGACACGAGGACGAGTCCGTGCGGGCTCCGTGTACGTCGTGGTCTCGCTGTTCTCATCGGTGCTTTTCCTCGCCGGAATTGCGTTGACATACGCAGCAACGGGAACGGTGAACATGGCGCAGCTCTCGCAGCGTCTTCCCGAAATTGACCCGGGAACGTCACTGATGATTCAGGCGGTGCTCTTCACCGCCTTCGGAATCAAAGCTGCGGTTGTTCCTCTTCAGGCATGGTTGCCAGACTCCTACCCCACGGCTCCGGCCCCGGTCACAGCCGTTTTTGCTGGACTCATGACAAAAGTCGGGGTCTATGCCCTCATCCGCCTCCAGGTTTTGCTTTTCCCGGGCGGACGCATGTCGACGTTACTGACGGTGATCGGCGTTGCGACCATGCTTCTGGGGATCCTCGGTGCAATCGCCCAGGACGACATCAAGCGTCTGCTGTCTTTTACTCTTGTCTCCCACATTGGCTTCATGATCTGGGGTCTTGCCCTGGTCAACGAATGGGGTCTCGCGGCGGCAATCTACTACGCGGCTCACCACATTCTCGTGCAGACCACACTGTTCCTGATCTGCGGACTCATCGAACGTGCAACGGGAACAACGTCGTTGAGTCGCCTCTCGCGCCTCTATCGCACCGCCCCGGTGATCGCCGTGATGTTCCTTGTTGCCGGATTTAACCTCGTCGGGATTCCGCCGCTGACAGGTTTCGTTGGGAAACTCGCCTTGGCTCAGGCCAGCGCGCAAGCAGGGACAGTACAGGCGTGGATTCTCCTTGGCGCTGGAATACTCACCTCCTTCCTCACGCTGTACGCGGTGACAAAGTGGTGGAACCTCGCATTCTGGCAGACCGCAGAAGACTCACATTCTGCCCTGACCAGCGTCGTTGTTCGTCCGGGTGCGCCCGAAGCAATCCGCCAAGGCGCCCAGCGCCAGCTTGATCGCGTCCGCGACGTCCACGTTGCGGTTGCTGAGAGGTCACGCCGGGCTTCGAGGGCGTCACGCACGGAAACAGAACTGACTCGTTCAAGCAGTTCACGCGTGATGTACGCGGTTGTTGGCGTCCTCATCGGGATTCAGATTCTCATGGCGGTGGCATCCGGGCCCATCTGGGATTACGTGACTCGGGCGGCCTCGGACCAGATGGCGCGAACTCCTTACATTCAGGCAGTCTTACGCAGCGACGGTCGAGGAATAGGAACGTCAGCAGATAAATCCGGGGGAACGCAGTCCGTGCCTCAGACCCCTGATCCAGCGAACACGACGAAGGCCGAGGGAGGGGAACCCGACGCGCAACGCACGCATTTCCTTCCCGTTACCCCCTTCCCCTCCGATGGAGCGTCCCCAACGGAATCCGCCCAATCCTCAGCCCAGGAGACAACGGATGATGGCATAACGAATGTCGGCGTTCTTCTCCCGCAGTTCCTCCCAGAGCAGATGCGGGTAGGTGATGGGCAATGA
- a CDS encoding Na+/H+ antiporter subunit A, with translation MLAIIAAHICGALLAPFLVRAFGRHALAVLALVPGSAAGYALLHSAQVLNGDPIVEELRWIPGLSMTLPMRMDVLSWVMTLIVGTVGALVMVYASRYFSHSAHGLRRFSAVFTAFAGAMLGVVQTDHTIGLYIFWEATSVLSFLLIGHHYDRRPARVAARQALTVTTFGSLAMFAGFVIIGEMPAGSYRFSQLVNSLSADTPQGIDVASPLCIVAGVLILLGAFSKSALVPAHFWLPGAMAAPTPVSAFLHAAAMVKAGVYLVARLTPGMTQVPVWSPLVVAVGLITMLLGGWRALKQDDLKLVLAYGTVSQLGLITATVGQGSAGALTAGMTMLVAHSFFKSTLFLTVGAVESATGTREISKLSGLGRRKPVLAAAAGLAALSMAGVPLTTGYLGKEALISALLDGSAAAWSSRALDLVTLGVVVCGSILTAAYSWRAWWGAFGVRSVTPIGVANPTWPQSPRVHDCRPTPFFMYAPIVLLSCGALLGLAPRPLEETFAQVSTGLPGHAHLAWWSGWIPAVTTLGIFAVAALLAVAAQRVEVWQKRWTVPVAAADMYAWTMRELEIVAARVTRLTQRGSLPWDLSTILVTLSALTAGAMIMKPPSVFVVRFADSGFQVLIALIIFLATVETVRSRRRLRAAISLGGVGLGVALLFASQGAPDLALTLIVVEAVSIVIFVLVLRRLPRFFSDRPLAHNRWWRFAIAVTVGLGVVLTGIYASSARIHEPVSAIMANEAQEFGGGDNIVNVILVDMRAWDTVGELSVLLVIATGVASLIYVRSRSGRIDRAPARSAASDADARPLRRRVRRVPFLRGAEALPTSERSIVLEVVARLLFPTMLVLSVWILLVGHNNPGGGFIGGVIAGLAFVVRYLAGGRHELGEAMPISPGRIMGFGLFIAGAGALAPVLFGNTVLESVAVDLHLGILGDIHFTTAMILDIGVYVLVIGLILDLISATGAEIDRHSPIPDCGVPASDHVGIETAPIEQPADRHAHPLDVSGENSETGALGAVGQRGTGARR, from the coding sequence ATGCTGGCTATTATCGCCGCGCATATATGTGGTGCACTTCTTGCACCGTTCCTTGTCAGAGCCTTCGGGCGTCACGCGCTCGCGGTCCTCGCCCTCGTTCCCGGATCTGCCGCAGGGTACGCGCTCCTTCACTCCGCGCAGGTACTCAACGGAGACCCCATAGTCGAGGAACTCAGGTGGATCCCGGGGCTGAGTATGACGCTCCCCATGAGGATGGACGTGTTGTCCTGGGTGATGACCCTCATCGTTGGGACCGTCGGCGCACTCGTCATGGTGTACGCCTCGCGCTACTTTTCCCACAGCGCTCACGGGCTGCGCAGGTTCTCCGCGGTATTCACGGCCTTCGCTGGCGCGATGCTCGGAGTTGTCCAAACAGATCACACGATCGGCCTGTACATCTTCTGGGAGGCAACGTCAGTCCTCTCCTTCCTCCTCATCGGACACCACTACGACCGTCGACCCGCCCGGGTGGCTGCTCGCCAAGCCCTGACCGTGACAACCTTCGGGTCCCTGGCAATGTTCGCCGGATTCGTCATCATCGGTGAAATGCCCGCAGGGTCGTACCGTTTTTCCCAGCTCGTGAATTCCCTATCGGCAGACACACCACAGGGAATTGATGTCGCCTCACCCCTGTGCATCGTTGCTGGAGTGCTCATCCTCCTGGGAGCTTTCTCCAAATCCGCTCTCGTTCCCGCCCACTTCTGGCTTCCCGGCGCAATGGCTGCACCAACCCCCGTGTCCGCATTCCTTCACGCCGCCGCAATGGTTAAAGCCGGTGTCTACCTCGTTGCTCGACTCACCCCGGGAATGACGCAGGTGCCCGTATGGTCGCCGCTGGTCGTTGCCGTTGGTCTGATAACAATGCTCCTGGGGGGATGGCGGGCCCTCAAACAGGATGACCTCAAACTCGTCCTCGCCTATGGGACGGTCTCTCAGCTGGGGCTCATCACCGCGACCGTCGGCCAAGGAAGCGCGGGTGCACTCACCGCGGGGATGACGATGCTCGTCGCACATTCCTTCTTCAAGTCGACGCTTTTCCTCACGGTCGGCGCCGTCGAATCCGCAACCGGAACCCGAGAAATCTCCAAGCTCTCGGGATTGGGAAGACGCAAACCCGTCCTCGCCGCCGCCGCTGGACTTGCCGCGCTGTCGATGGCCGGAGTGCCGCTGACAACCGGATACCTGGGGAAGGAAGCGCTGATCAGCGCACTTCTTGACGGAAGCGCAGCGGCGTGGAGTAGTCGGGCACTCGACCTCGTCACCCTGGGTGTTGTTGTCTGCGGATCAATTCTGACCGCCGCCTACTCCTGGCGCGCATGGTGGGGGGCCTTCGGTGTGCGTTCGGTAACGCCGATCGGAGTGGCTAATCCGACGTGGCCACAGTCGCCTCGCGTCCACGACTGCCGACCGACCCCCTTCTTCATGTACGCCCCGATCGTCCTCTTAAGTTGTGGTGCGCTTCTCGGCCTCGCCCCTCGGCCGCTTGAGGAAACGTTCGCCCAGGTGTCAACCGGGTTACCCGGACACGCCCATCTCGCGTGGTGGTCAGGGTGGATTCCCGCTGTAACGACGCTGGGGATTTTCGCTGTGGCAGCTCTGCTCGCCGTTGCCGCACAGAGGGTTGAGGTCTGGCAAAAACGCTGGACGGTTCCCGTTGCAGCCGCTGATATGTATGCGTGGACGATGCGGGAACTTGAGATCGTTGCCGCACGCGTGACGCGGTTGACGCAGAGAGGCTCGCTCCCGTGGGACCTGTCGACGATCCTCGTGACCCTGAGTGCCCTGACCGCCGGGGCCATGATCATGAAGCCGCCGAGCGTATTCGTTGTGCGCTTCGCAGACTCGGGATTCCAGGTACTCATTGCCCTGATCATCTTCCTTGCAACCGTTGAGACCGTGCGTTCACGTCGCCGGCTTCGTGCGGCGATTTCCCTGGGAGGAGTTGGCCTGGGAGTTGCTCTGCTCTTCGCATCTCAAGGGGCACCGGACCTTGCCCTCACTCTGATCGTTGTCGAGGCCGTGAGCATCGTCATTTTCGTTCTGGTGCTGCGCAGGCTTCCGCGTTTCTTCTCCGACCGTCCGCTCGCACACAACCGCTGGTGGCGATTCGCAATTGCGGTGACCGTTGGTCTTGGCGTTGTCCTCACGGGAATTTACGCATCTTCTGCCCGCATTCACGAACCCGTGTCGGCAATCATGGCGAACGAGGCACAGGAATTCGGTGGAGGCGACAACATCGTCAACGTCATCCTCGTTGACATGCGAGCATGGGACACCGTGGGAGAACTCTCGGTGCTCCTGGTCATTGCTACCGGTGTGGCATCGCTGATTTATGTGCGCTCACGATCGGGCCGTATCGACAGGGCTCCCGCTCGAAGCGCCGCCAGTGATGCCGATGCTCGCCCTCTGCGCCGCAGAGTGCGCCGCGTTCCCTTCCTTCGCGGAGCCGAAGCCCTCCCAACTTCCGAACGCTCGATCGTTCTTGAGGTCGTTGCACGCCTCCTCTTCCCAACGATGCTTGTTCTGTCCGTGTGGATTCTTCTCGTTGGCCACAACAACCCCGGTGGTGGATTCATCGGCGGTGTCATTGCCGGTCTCGCATTCGTTGTGCGCTACCTGGCGGGTGGGCGTCACGAACTGGGTGAAGCCATGCCGATTTCTCCCGGTCGGATCATGGGTTTTGGCCTGTTCATCGCGGGTGCGGGAGCCCTCGCGCCCGTGCTCTTTGGCAATACCGTTCTTGAATCAGTGGCTGTCGATCTCCATCTGGGGATTCTCGGCGACATCCACTTCACCACAGCGATGATTCTTGACATCGGCGTTTACGTCCTCGTTATCGGGTTGATCCTTGACCTGATCTCCGCAACGGGCGCGGAAATTGACCGTCATTCACCTATCCCAGACTGTGGGGTCCCCGCTTCCGATCACGTTGGGATCGAGACTGCACCGATCGAACAGCCCGCAGACCGACATGCACACCCCCTCGATGTCAGCGGAGAAAACAGCGAAACCGGTGCCCTTGGGGCAGTAGGGCAACGAGGGACGGGAGCACGCCGATGA
- a CDS encoding (Fe-S)-binding protein, protein MATPTLSVVCWVFSLFATLFAVIAFARGIAHMWRQVAAGTPTPGRLRPVGTRLWSMITTILTHREFHGRPWVKAAHWLVMMSFPLLFLTLITGFAHLRDQTWALPLIGHFIAWEWLTEFFAWGGFLGIITLMVIRTHAGHGSIAEASLSASSSPDAAHKKNSESQEAASSSSPFPRDGSPRGLASRFLGSTRWQARFVEWVVLIVCGCVIVLRGLDYALRSLLPGHEALASLGHFPLTAWIGSLVLGGVADAGTDGVTVLANAIVLVSTLKIITSMVWLMVVGVQTTMGVAWHRFIALLNLYARRFPNGRKSLGAAAPMHIGGRPVTSPDDVDDLPEDAVLGVGSIADLSWKARVDLYSCTECGRCQELCPAWNTQKPLSPKLLILGLRDHMESVSNKEVSALDLVDGQIPDGATDGIDPGDVRVIDKGVEPIPHSFDVLTALSSSGATGPNGVADLPEPLVPGVVSTDVLWDCTMCGACVEQCPVDIEHIDHILDLRRHQVLMESAFPKDLGRAFRGMETKGTPYNQPARKRMDWAKNLDFDVPVIGEDVESAQDVDYLFWVGCAGAYDDKAKRTTAAVAQLLHIAGVSFAVLGSGESCTGDPARRAGNEVLFQMLAAQAIDTLHEAKAQAIVVSCAHCFNTIAGEFPELGGTFDVVHHTQLLNRLVREGRLTPVAPADPTQEDSQGRPLHVTYHDACYLGRHHAVYEPPRELVSSLPNVELVEMPRNHDRAMCCGAGGAHAWFEESRGIRIADARYAEAAATGADVIATACPFCSQMLGSAAGASAGLVRSEGEAHAESTSGPVVADVAVMLLDAVTRSAKPRS, encoded by the coding sequence ATGGCCACACCCACGCTAAGCGTTGTCTGCTGGGTCTTTTCGCTCTTCGCCACACTTTTTGCTGTCATCGCCTTTGCGCGCGGCATTGCTCACATGTGGCGGCAGGTCGCTGCCGGCACCCCCACGCCAGGTCGGCTCCGTCCCGTAGGCACACGCCTGTGGTCAATGATCACCACGATCCTCACGCACCGGGAGTTCCACGGGCGCCCGTGGGTCAAAGCGGCCCACTGGCTCGTGATGATGTCTTTCCCTCTCCTGTTCCTCACGCTCATCACCGGGTTCGCTCACCTGCGTGATCAGACGTGGGCACTACCTCTCATCGGGCATTTCATCGCGTGGGAATGGCTGACGGAGTTCTTCGCGTGGGGTGGATTCCTCGGCATCATCACCCTGATGGTGATTCGCACTCACGCAGGCCACGGATCGATCGCCGAAGCGTCGCTTTCGGCGTCCTCGTCCCCGGACGCGGCTCACAAGAAGAACAGCGAATCACAGGAGGCGGCCTCGTCCTCGTCCCCATTCCCCCGCGACGGCTCACCCCGGGGACTTGCCTCGCGCTTCCTCGGATCAACCCGCTGGCAGGCTCGCTTCGTTGAATGGGTGGTACTCATTGTCTGCGGGTGCGTCATCGTTTTGCGGGGCCTTGACTACGCGCTCAGGTCGCTCCTTCCCGGGCACGAGGCGCTCGCGTCCCTTGGGCATTTCCCGCTGACCGCGTGGATCGGCTCACTTGTTCTCGGTGGCGTCGCTGATGCCGGGACTGATGGCGTCACTGTCCTCGCAAACGCTATCGTCCTCGTCTCCACGCTGAAGATCATCACGTCAATGGTCTGGCTCATGGTCGTGGGGGTGCAGACAACAATGGGGGTTGCCTGGCATCGCTTCATTGCGCTGCTCAACCTGTATGCGCGTCGCTTCCCAAACGGCCGCAAATCCCTGGGGGCGGCGGCTCCCATGCATATTGGCGGACGTCCCGTGACCTCACCTGATGACGTTGACGATCTGCCCGAAGACGCGGTCCTCGGCGTCGGATCAATCGCCGACCTGTCCTGGAAGGCGCGCGTTGATCTCTACTCGTGCACGGAATGTGGGCGCTGCCAGGAGCTATGTCCGGCGTGGAATACGCAGAAGCCGCTGTCACCGAAACTGCTGATTCTTGGTCTGCGCGACCACATGGAATCCGTGTCAAATAAAGAAGTGTCGGCCCTTGACCTGGTTGACGGCCAAATTCCCGACGGCGCTACCGATGGAATTGATCCGGGCGATGTGCGCGTCATTGATAAAGGTGTCGAGCCGATCCCCCATTCCTTTGATGTCCTCACGGCCCTGAGTTCTTCGGGGGCAACGGGCCCCAACGGGGTTGCTGATCTTCCCGAACCGTTGGTTCCCGGTGTTGTCTCCACCGATGTTTTATGGGACTGCACGATGTGCGGGGCGTGCGTTGAGCAGTGCCCCGTCGACATTGAACACATTGACCACATCCTTGACCTGCGCCGCCACCAGGTCCTCATGGAATCGGCCTTCCCTAAGGATCTGGGTCGAGCATTCCGTGGGATGGAAACAAAGGGAACACCGTACAACCAGCCGGCGCGTAAACGCATGGACTGGGCAAAGAATCTCGACTTCGACGTTCCCGTCATTGGCGAGGACGTTGAGTCCGCTCAGGACGTTGACTACCTGTTCTGGGTGGGTTGCGCTGGGGCCTACGATGACAAGGCAAAACGCACAACAGCTGCGGTTGCGCAACTGCTCCACATTGCCGGGGTGTCATTCGCGGTTCTCGGCTCAGGTGAGTCCTGCACGGGCGACCCGGCCAGGCGCGCCGGAAACGAAGTTCTTTTCCAGATGCTTGCAGCCCAGGCAATCGACACTCTTCACGAGGCGAAAGCTCAGGCAATCGTGGTGTCCTGCGCCCATTGTTTCAACACGATCGCCGGTGAGTTCCCCGAACTTGGAGGAACCTTTGACGTCGTGCATCACACGCAGCTCCTCAACCGCCTCGTCCGCGAAGGACGCCTCACTCCCGTTGCTCCCGCAGATCCCACGCAGGAGGACTCGCAGGGACGCCCCCTCCACGTGACGTATCACGACGCCTGTTACCTGGGTCGTCATCACGCGGTGTATGAACCGCCTCGTGAACTTGTGTCCTCGTTACCCAACGTCGAGCTCGTGGAAATGCCACGCAACCACGACCGGGCGATGTGCTGCGGAGCGGGAGGCGCTCACGCATGGTTTGAGGAGTCGCGCGGCATCAGGATTGCTGACGCGCGATACGCCGAGGCAGCAGCTACGGGAGCCGATGTCATCGCAACGGCATGTCCGTTCTGTTCTCAGATGCTCGGTTCCGCAGCGGGCGCGTCCGCCGGTCTTGTGAGGTCCGAAGGTGAGGCGCACGCAGAAAGCACCTCGGGGCCCGTTGTTGCTGATGTTGCGGTGATGTTACTTGACGCGGTGACGCGCAGCGCCAAGCCCCGCAGCTAG
- a CDS encoding Na(+)/H(+) antiporter subunit C, with protein MNFPSLVILLIAGVLVGGGVYLLLERTLTRIFIGLSLITHGVNVLLLASGGAAGRPPLLGQENPATVADPLPQAMMLTSIVLSLGTTAFGLALAYRQWKLTGHDEVVDDIEDRWLADRAVDEIEADEAITGIEDAGINYDKDDEDAPDLEGTVHGSQSDRLARKGRPGAENREEDSEERGRNA; from the coding sequence ATGAACTTCCCTTCGCTCGTTATTCTTCTGATCGCCGGAGTCCTTGTTGGCGGCGGAGTCTATCTTCTCCTTGAACGCACACTGACGCGGATCTTTATTGGCCTGAGTCTCATCACCCACGGAGTCAATGTCCTCCTCCTCGCCTCAGGTGGGGCGGCGGGGCGACCACCGCTGCTCGGCCAAGAAAATCCAGCAACTGTGGCTGATCCGCTTCCGCAGGCAATGATGCTGACGTCAATTGTCCTTTCACTGGGGACCACTGCGTTCGGCCTCGCTCTGGCGTACCGGCAGTGGAAACTCACCGGACACGATGAGGTTGTTGACGATATTGAAGATCGTTGGCTCGCCGATCGTGCCGTTGACGAAATCGAAGCCGACGAAGCCATCACGGGTATCGAGGACGCGGGAATTAACTACGACAAGGATGACGAGGACGCACCGGATCTTGAGGGGACGGTCCACGGCAGCCAGTCTGATCGCTTGGCACGCAAGGGGCGCCCCGGCGCTGAGAATCGTGAAGAAGACTCAGAAGAACGGGGGAGAAACGCATGA